From Mustela erminea isolate mMusErm1 chromosome 1, mMusErm1.Pri, whole genome shotgun sequence, a single genomic window includes:
- the LOC116593300 gene encoding LOW QUALITY PROTEIN: transcription elongation regulator 1-like (The sequence of the model RefSeq protein was modified relative to this genomic sequence to represent the inferred CDS: inserted 3 bases in 2 codons; substituted 1 base at 1 genomic stop codon), translating to MAQQQALRFRGPAPPPNVVMRGPPPLLRPPPPFGMMRGPPPPPRPPFGRPPFDPNMPPMPPPGGIPPPMGPPHLQRPPFMPPPMGTMPPPPGMMFPPGMPPVTAPGTPALPPTEEIWVENKTPDEKVYYXNAGTRESAWTXPDGVKVIQQSELTPMLAAQAQVQAQAQAQAQAQAQAQAQVQAQAQAQVQAQAQAQAQAQAQAQAQAQVQAQVQAQAVGASTPTTSSPAPAVSTSTSSSTPSSTTSTTTTASLVSQTVSTTPVQTVPQPHPQTLPPAVPHSVPQPAAAIPAFPPVLVPPFRVPLPGMPIPLPGVLPGMAPPIVPMIHPQVAIAASPATLAGATAVSEWTEYKTADGKTYYYNNRTLESTWEKPQELKEKEKLEEKIKEPIKEPSEEPLPMETEEEDPKEEPIKEIKEEPKEEEMTEEEKAAQKAKPVATTPIPGTPWCVIWTGDERVFFYNPTTCLSMWDRPDDLIGRADVDKIIQEPPHKKGMEEVKKLRHPIPTMLSIQKWQFSMSAIKEEQELMEELNEDEPVKAKKRKRMSKKSFMWIARASLFRKDDNKDIDSEKEAAMEAEIKAARERAIVPLEARMKQFKDMLLERGVSAFSTWEKELHKIVFDPRYLLLNPKERKQVFDQYVKTRAEEQRREKKNKIMQAKEDFKKMMEEAKFNPRATFSEFAAKHAKDSRFKAIEKLKDREALFNEFVAAARKKEKEDSKTRGEKIKSDFFELLSNHHLDSQSRWSKVKDKVESDPRYKAVDSSSMREDLFKQYIEKIAKNLDSEKEKELERQARIEASLREREREVQKARSEQTKEIDXKREQHKREEAIQTFKALLSDMVWSSDVSWSDTRRTLRKDHRWESGSLLEREEKEKLFNEHIEALTEKKREHFRQLLDETSAITLTSTWKEVKKIIKEDPRCIKFSSSDRKKQREFEEYIRDKYITAKADFRTLLKETKFITYRSKKLIQESDQHLKDVEKILQNDKRYLVLDCVPEERRKLIVAYVDDLDCRGPPPPPTASEPTRRSTK from the exons ATGGCACAACAGCAGGCCTTGAGATTCCGAGGCCCGGCTCCCCCACCAAATGTAGTGATGAGAGGCCCACCACCTCTTCTGCGGCCTCCGCCACCTTTTGGTATGATGCGAggccctccaccaccacctcggCCCCCTTTTGGACGTCCTCCTTTTGATCCTAATATGCCGCCAATGCCTCCTCCAGGAGGGATTCCTCCACCTATGGGCCCTCCGCACCTCCAGAGACCACCTTTTATGCCTCCACCCATGGGAACCATGCCTCCTCCTCCGGGTATGATGTTTCCACCAGGAATGCCTCCTGTGACTGCTCCTGGTACTCCAGCATTGCCTCCTACTGAAGAGATATGGgttgaaaataaaactccagATGAGAAGGTTTATTATTAAAATGCTGGGACACGTGAATCTGCATGGA AACCAGATGGAGTTAAGGTTATTCAGCAGTCAGAACTGACACCTATGCTTGCAGCCCAGGCTCAGGTTCAGGCCcaagcccaggcccaggcccaggcccaggcgcAGGCACAAGCTCAAgtgcaggcccaggcccaggcccaggtgCAGGCCCAGGCTCAGGCACAAGCACAGGCTCAGGCGCAGGCCCAGGCTCAGGCCCAGGTGCAGGCTCAAGTACAAGCACAAGCAGTAGGAGCTTCCACCCCTACAACCAGTAGCCCAGCACCTGCAGTGTCCACTTCAACATCATCATCCACCCCATCCTCTACCACTTCTACCACAACAACTGCCTCTTTGGTTTCGCAGACAGTATCAACCACACCTGTGCAAACTGTTCCCCAGCCGCATCCCCAGACGTTACCTCCTGCTGTTCCTCATTCAGTACCTCAGCCAGCAGCAGCAATACCTGCCTTTCCACCAGTATTGGTACCTCCGTTTCGTGTTCCCCTTCCTGGCATGCCAATTCCACTTCCAGGTGTGTTGCCAGGCATGGCCCCTCCTATCGTACCTATGATACATCCCCAGGTTGCTATTGCAGCTTCCCCTGCTACCTTAGCTGGAGCGACGGCAGTTTCTGAGTGGACTGAATATAAAACAGCGGATGGAAAGACCTATTACTATAATAATAGAACTTTAGAATCAACCTGGGAAAAACCCCAAGagctaaaggaaaaagaaaaattagaggagAAGATTAAAGAGCCAATTAAAGAACCTTCTGAAGAACCTCTGCCAATGGAGACGGAGGAGGAGGACCCTAAAGAAGAGCCAATAAAGGAGATAAAGGAGGAGCCCAAAGAGGAGGAGATGACTGAAGAAGAAAAGGCTGCCCAGAAGGCAAAGCCAGTAGCTACTACCCCTATTCCCGGTACTCCATGGTGTGTCATTTGGACTGGTGATGAGCGGGTCTTCTTTTATAATCCTACCACCTGTCTTTCTATGTGGGACCGACCTGATGATCTGATTGGAAGGGCAGATGTTGACAAAATTATTCAGGAGCCTCCtcataaaaaaggaatggaagaagtGAAGAAACTAAGACATCCAATTCCCACAATGCTGTCCATCCAAAAATGGCAGTTTTCTATGAGTGCAATTAAAGAAGAACAAGAATTAATGGAAGAACTTAATGAAGATGAACCTGTTAAGGCCAAAAAACGGAAGAGAATGTCAAAGAAGTCCTTTATGTGGATTGCCCGAGCTTCTCTATTTAGGAAAGACGATAATAAAGACATTGATTCAGAGAAAGAAGCTGCGATGGAAGCTGAAATTAAAGCTGCCCGAGAAAGGGCCATTGTCCCTCTGGAGGCCCGAATGAAGCAGTTCAAGGACATGCTGCTAGAGAGAGGGGTGTCTGCTTTTTCAACATGGGAGAAGGAGTTGCACAAGATAGTTTTTGATCCTCGGTACTTACTTCTCAAtcctaaagagagaaaacaggtaTTTGATCAGTATGTAAAGACGAGGGCAGAAGAACAAcgcagggaaaagaaaaacaaaataatgcaagCCAAGGAAGATTTcaaaaaaatgatggaagaagCAAAATTTAATCCCAGAGCTACTTTTAGTGAATTTGCAGCCAAGCATGCTAAAGATTCAAGATTCAAAGCGATTGAAAAGCTGAAAGATCGAGAAGCCTTGTTTAATGAATTTGTGGCAGctgcaagaaagaaagagaaagaagattcgAAGACCAGAGGTGAGAAGATTAAATCAGATTTCTTTGAACTGTTATCTAATCATCACCTGGACAGTCAGTCTCGATGGAGCAAAGTGAAAGACAAAGTAGAAAGTGACCCACGTTACAAAGCAGTGGACAGTTCATCAATGAGAGAAGACCTTTTCAAACAGTATATTGAAAAAATAGCCAAGAATTtagactcagaaaaagaaaaggagcttGAAAGGCAAGCCCGCATTGAGGCAAGCCTtcgagaaagagaaagagaggtccAAAAGGCTCGTTCagagcaaacaaaagaaataga cAAGAGAGAGCAACACAAACGAGAAGAAGCTATCCAGACTTTCAAGGCTCTTTTGTCTGACATGGTATGGTCTTCGGATGTGTCATGGTCTGATACTCGGAGGACTCTGCGGAAAGATCACCGTTGGGAATCTGGATCCTTgttggaaagagagga gaaagaGAAGCTTTTTAATGAACACATTGAAGCACTTACCGAAAAGAAGAGGGAGCACTTTAGGCAACTTCTGGATGAAACTTCTGCAATTACCTTAACATCCAcatggaaagaagtaaaaaaaatcattaaagaagaTCCTCGGTGCATTAAGTTCTCCTCCAGtgacaggaaaaaacaaagagaatttgaAGAATACATCAGAGACAAATACATCACAGCCAAAGCTGACTTCAGGACGCTTTTGAAAGAGACCAAATTTATAACCTATAGATCCAAAAAGCTAATCCAGGAATCTGATCAGCACCTGAAAGATGTAGAAAAAATCTTGCAGAACGACAAACGGTATCTAGTACTAGACTGTGTGCCCGAGGAGAGGCGTAAATTGATTGTGGCATATGTGGACGACCTGGACTGCCGGGGTCCACCCCCGCCTCCCACAGCGTCAGAGCCCACAAGACGATCAACAAAATAA